The proteins below come from a single Pedobacter aquae genomic window:
- a CDS encoding methylglyoxal synthase — MKKRLALIAHDGRKAEMVAFVKDFKEILAEMDLVATGTTGGHIERTGLTVTKKLSGPNGGDAQIAAMAAEGMLDCILFFRDPLGKHPHEPDVQMLLRICDVHNVPLATNPATAKFLLLGIQ, encoded by the coding sequence ATGAAAAAACGTCTCGCTCTTATTGCCCATGATGGAAGAAAAGCAGAAATGGTAGCTTTTGTAAAAGATTTTAAAGAAATTTTAGCAGAAATGGATTTGGTTGCAACCGGTACTACCGGCGGACATATAGAAAGAACTGGTCTTACGGTAACTAAAAAGCTAAGCGGCCCCAATGGTGGCGATGCTCAAATTGCTGCTATGGCTGCCGAAGGTATGTTAGACTGTATTTTATTCTTTAGAGACCCGCTAGGCAAGCATCCACATGAACCAGATGTACAAATGCTTTTGAGAATTTGCGATGTACACAATGTGCCTTTGGCTACTAACCCTGCAACAGCAAAGTTCTTGCTTTTAGGTATTCAATAA
- a CDS encoding PA2169 family four-helix-bundle protein yields METIAMTTEILNDLVQINNDRIVGYERAIKELKDEDADLKILFADMIRESHRYKMALATELSVLGADVESDTTTSGKIYRAWMDVKAAFTGHDRKSILASCEFGEDAAQKAYETAINEEDLPSHIMTMISEQKQSLRLSHDQIKALRNQQID; encoded by the coding sequence ATGGAAACAATTGCAATGACAACAGAAATTCTGAATGATTTAGTACAAATCAATAACGACAGAATTGTGGGCTATGAAAGAGCCATTAAAGAATTAAAAGACGAAGATGCCGATTTAAAAATTTTATTTGCTGACATGATTAGAGAAAGTCATCGTTATAAAATGGCTTTAGCTACAGAATTAAGCGTATTAGGCGCTGATGTAGAAAGCGATACCACCACAAGTGGTAAAATTTACAGAGCTTGGATGGATGTTAAAGCTGCCTTTACCGGGCATGATAGAAAATCTATTTTAGCTAGCTGTGAGTTTGGTGAAGATGCTGCCCAGAAAGCTTATGAAACTGCTATCAACGAAGAGGATTTACCTAGTCATATCATGACCATGATTTCTGAGCAAAAGCAATCTCTAAGGTTATCTCATGATCAAATTAAAGCTTTAAGAAATCAACAAATTGATTAG
- a CDS encoding alpha-L-fucosidase produces the protein MKRTFINYCLGAVFLFSLNMGALQAQSAKAITATETPQAKEERLKWWTNARFGMFIHWGLYASAARHEWVQSREKMDAEQYRKYFEVFNPDMYDPKEWVRKAKEAGMKYVVITTKHHEGFCLWDSKYTDYKATNTPIGKDLLKPFVEELRSQGLKVGFYYSLIDWHHPDFPIDRIHPLSQAKNIEELNQKRDIKKYQQYLKNQVTELLTNYGKIDLIFYDYSYPGVNGKGKDDWDSQALLALTRKLQPNIIVNDRLDLNNTPTGWDYKTPEQFMPTKWPTVNGVQVPWETCQTFSGSWGYFRDEYSWKSNRQLIAMLIETVSKGGNLLLNVGPTARGMFDDRADERLEGIGKWMKYNSRAIYGCTQAPETFEKPANCLLTYNEKTKRLYIHVLQWPFKSLHLKNFKDKFSYAQLLNDGSEIKFKQDIKPGGHTTEMVSENDVILELPVQAPNTEIPVIELFLK, from the coding sequence ATGAAAAGAACTTTTATCAATTACTGCTTAGGTGCAGTTTTTTTATTTAGCCTTAATATGGGTGCACTTCAAGCCCAATCTGCAAAGGCAATTACTGCAACAGAAACACCACAAGCAAAAGAAGAACGATTAAAATGGTGGACAAATGCCCGTTTTGGGATGTTTATTCATTGGGGTTTATATGCTTCTGCTGCTAGACATGAATGGGTGCAGAGCCGAGAAAAAATGGATGCCGAGCAATACAGGAAGTATTTTGAAGTGTTTAATCCTGATATGTATGACCCTAAAGAGTGGGTGAGGAAAGCTAAAGAAGCCGGAATGAAATATGTGGTTATTACCACCAAACACCATGAAGGATTTTGCCTTTGGGATTCAAAATATACCGATTATAAAGCTACCAATACACCTATTGGTAAAGATTTACTAAAGCCTTTTGTAGAAGAGTTGCGCTCTCAAGGTTTAAAAGTTGGTTTTTATTATTCTTTGATAGATTGGCATCATCCGGATTTTCCTATAGACAGGATTCATCCATTAAGTCAAGCAAAAAATATAGAAGAGCTTAACCAGAAAAGAGACATCAAAAAATACCAACAATATCTTAAAAATCAAGTAACTGAGCTTTTAACCAATTACGGTAAAATAGATTTGATATTTTATGATTATTCATACCCTGGTGTTAACGGAAAAGGAAAAGATGATTGGGATTCGCAAGCATTACTAGCGCTTACCAGAAAATTACAACCAAATATTATTGTTAATGACCGTTTAGATTTAAACAATACGCCAACAGGATGGGATTATAAAACGCCAGAACAATTTATGCCAACCAAATGGCCTACCGTAAATGGTGTACAAGTTCCTTGGGAAACTTGCCAAACTTTTTCTGGTTCATGGGGATATTTCAGAGATGAATATTCATGGAAATCTAACAGACAGCTTATAGCCATGCTGATAGAAACCGTAAGTAAAGGAGGCAATTTGTTATTAAATGTTGGTCCAACTGCCAGAGGAATGTTTGATGATAGGGCAGATGAGCGTTTAGAAGGTATAGGCAAATGGATGAAATACAATAGCAGAGCCATTTATGGTTGTACGCAAGCACCAGAAACTTTTGAGAAGCCTGCTAATTGCTTGTTAACTTATAATGAAAAAACTAAACGATTATACATTCACGTGTTGCAATGGCCTTTCAAATCTTTACATCTTAAGAATTTTAAAGATAAATTCTCTTATGCACAGTTATTAAATGATGGTTCCGAAATCAAATTTAAGCAAGATATAAAACCAGGAGGCCATACAACAGAAATGGTTAGCGAAAATGATGTTATTTTAGAATTACCGGTACAAGCTCCAAATACAGAAATTCCTGTTATAGAATTGTTTTTGAAATAG
- a CDS encoding metal-sulfur cluster assembly factor encodes MKQFDITEKDNFLKMEIMETLRLVIDPELEINIIDLGLVYAVYVKENQIEIEMTLSSSHCPMGSSIVGGVQNCLEQHYPDYKTTVNLVWEPAWSHKNISEEGKRLLGI; translated from the coding sequence ATGAAACAGTTTGATATTACAGAAAAAGATAATTTCTTGAAGATGGAAATTATGGAAACCCTACGTTTAGTTATAGACCCAGAGCTAGAAATAAATATCATAGATTTAGGTTTGGTTTATGCGGTTTATGTAAAAGAAAATCAAATTGAAATAGAGATGACTTTATCTTCATCACATTGTCCAATGGGATCTAGTATAGTAGGTGGAGTGCAAAATTGCCTAGAGCAGCATTATCCTGATTATAAAACCACCGTTAATTTAGTTTGGGAGCCAGCATGGTCTCATAAAAATATATCGGAAGAAGGAAAACGTTTATTGGGTATCTAA
- a CDS encoding DUF2249 domain-containing protein, protein MNSGQINLQTKISVLIKHNSAVIEALADLNPHFNKLRNPLLRKLFAGRVSIADACKIAGTKPEDFMQKMSEIGFEIDDAKRLEDNTVLSLKDFSFQDLEPVTLDVRAFINRQEDPLKQILHAIENLQQQQCLKLINTFEPIPLIHLLAKKGFKHHVERQNPNLVITWFAKQEQDQLKEKIKTNDVFESAHDEFNQQLQVFGDDIITQDVRHLEMPLPMVSILQSLEKLPQAKALYVKHKKVPLILLEQLKERGFTCLMQRVDDKNINLLIFHHD, encoded by the coding sequence ATGAATTCTGGGCAAATTAATTTACAAACCAAAATTTCTGTATTAATAAAGCATAATTCTGCTGTGATAGAGGCTTTAGCAGATTTAAATCCTCATTTTAATAAACTCAGAAATCCGCTTTTAAGGAAACTTTTTGCAGGCAGAGTTAGCATTGCCGATGCCTGTAAAATTGCAGGTACCAAGCCAGAAGATTTTATGCAGAAAATGTCTGAAATAGGTTTTGAGATTGATGATGCTAAGCGTTTAGAAGATAATACAGTATTAAGCCTTAAAGATTTTTCTTTTCAGGATTTAGAACCGGTAACATTAGATGTAAGAGCGTTTATCAATCGTCAGGAAGATCCTTTAAAGCAAATCCTTCATGCTATTGAAAACCTCCAGCAGCAGCAGTGTTTAAAGCTTATCAATACTTTTGAACCCATACCTTTAATTCATTTACTAGCCAAAAAAGGTTTTAAACATCATGTAGAAAGACAAAACCCCAATTTGGTTATCACATGGTTTGCCAAGCAAGAACAGGATCAGCTAAAAGAGAAAATAAAAACAAATGATGTGTTTGAAAGCGCTCATGATGAGTTTAACCAACAGCTGCAAGTTTTTGGTGACGATATAATAACACAAGATGTTAGGCATTTAGAAATGCCTTTACCCATGGTAAGCATTTTGCAAAGCCTAGAAAAACTACCTCAGGCTAAAGCTTTATATGTTAAACACAAGAAGGTTCCATTAATTCTTCTAGAGCAGCTAAAAGAACGTGGTTTTACATGCTTGATGCAAAGAGTAGATGATAAAAATATAAACCTTTTGATTTTCCATCATGACTAA
- a CDS encoding hemerythrin domain-containing protein, producing MKRNKNLIELSRDHHHGLLLGWKIKQGLKKQVAVIEIIKYVAYFAQEALFKHFEAEENQILVYLLPDDEYGKRVMKEHTEIRTLIQQLISSKPKDSAGLMRLAEVLEAHIRYEEREFFPYLESTLAAEELEIIGKEIDHLHVPYIENYPHEFWAN from the coding sequence ATGAAACGTAACAAGAATCTGATTGAGTTATCCAGAGACCATCATCATGGTTTATTATTAGGATGGAAAATTAAGCAAGGCTTAAAAAAGCAAGTGGCTGTAATAGAAATCATAAAGTATGTGGCTTATTTTGCTCAGGAAGCATTGTTTAAACACTTTGAGGCAGAAGAAAATCAGATTCTTGTTTACTTGCTTCCTGATGATGAGTATGGTAAAAGAGTAATGAAAGAGCATACAGAAATTAGAACATTAATTCAGCAACTTATTTCTTCAAAGCCGAAAGATTCAGCGGGTCTTATGCGTCTAGCTGAGGTATTAGAGGCTCATATCCGTTACGAGGAAAGAGAATTTTTTCCTTATCTAGAGTCTACTTTAGCTGCAGAAGAGTTAGAAATTATAGGTAAAGAGATTGATCATTTACATGTTCCTTACATAGAAAATTATCCTCATGAATTCTGGGCAAATTAA
- the ric gene encoding iron-sulfur cluster repair di-iron protein, with amino-acid sequence METILTLDVTKIEPRFKHPQIFEKFDDLNPNEAFIIHNDHDPKPLYYQLIGERGHVFTWEYLANGPEIWEVKIGKIDANQPQETIGEMVVKDYRKAQVFKKLGIDFCCGGKKTLAEVCDKKGIDVEVVKAQLSEINDIEQANALPFDSWDLGFLSDYIENTHHQYVKENIPFILELANKVARVHGDRHPELIKVAYIFNRIAHDLSLHLEKEEKILFPHVKALASAAKNKTKFIEAPFGSVSNPTQIMEVEHEHAGEDLAEIRELTQNYLLPQDACTSYTILFKKLQEFENDLFNHVHLENNILFPKAIRLEKDLSV; translated from the coding sequence ATGGAAACTATTCTAACACTTGATGTAACCAAGATTGAACCTCGATTTAAGCATCCACAAATTTTTGAAAAATTTGACGATTTAAATCCAAATGAGGCATTTATTATTCATAACGACCACGATCCAAAACCGCTTTATTACCAATTGATAGGAGAGCGTGGCCATGTTTTTACATGGGAGTATTTAGCCAATGGTCCAGAAATTTGGGAAGTAAAAATTGGTAAAATAGATGCAAATCAGCCGCAAGAAACCATTGGTGAAATGGTTGTAAAAGATTACAGAAAAGCACAGGTTTTTAAAAAGTTAGGTATAGATTTTTGCTGTGGAGGTAAAAAAACACTAGCCGAAGTTTGCGATAAAAAGGGAATTGATGTTGAAGTCGTAAAAGCACAACTTTCTGAAATTAACGATATAGAGCAGGCAAATGCATTACCTTTTGATTCATGGGATTTAGGTTTTTTAAGTGATTATATTGAAAATACCCATCATCAATACGTAAAAGAAAATATTCCTTTCATTCTTGAACTCGCAAATAAAGTTGCTCGTGTACATGGCGATAGACATCCAGAGCTTATAAAAGTTGCTTATATCTTCAACAGGATAGCTCATGATTTAAGCTTACATCTTGAAAAAGAAGAAAAAATTCTTTTTCCTCATGTTAAAGCTTTAGCATCGGCAGCTAAAAATAAAACCAAATTTATTGAAGCACCTTTTGGTAGCGTAAGTAATCCTACACAAATTATGGAGGTAGAACATGAACATGCCGGAGAAGATTTAGCTGAAATTCGTGAGCTTACGCAGAATTATTTGTTGCCTCAGGATGCCTGCACATCTTACACTATTCTCTTTAAGAAATTACAAGAGTTTGAAAACGATTTGTTTAATCATGTTCATCTAGAAAACAACATTCTTTTCCCTAAAGCCATTCGTCTAGAGAAAGATTTATCAGTTTAA
- a CDS encoding ABC transporter permease subunit, whose protein sequence is MMFKIAKYIIFDILKSKVLLAYTLLLAIICTSIFMADADVTKGLVSITTVMLIIVPLVSIVYATTYYFNAYEFTELLVSQPISRLHILMGKYIGISTSILLAFVLGVCVPIAVFAFSTTGLTMMATGALLTLSFISLAFWASTITRDKAKGIGLALMIWFYFAIIFDGLVLLFLFLFGDYPLEKAMIAIISLNPIDLARILILLQLDISALMGYTGALYQQFFGSGLGIAFSLILQLLWIVIPMILALKIFKKKDL, encoded by the coding sequence ATGATGTTTAAAATAGCTAAATATATCATTTTTGATATTCTTAAAAGTAAGGTTTTACTTGCTTATACCTTACTTCTTGCCATTATTTGTACCAGCATTTTTATGGCTGATGCCGATGTTACTAAAGGTTTGGTAAGTATTACAACAGTCATGCTCATTATTGTGCCCTTGGTAAGTATTGTTTATGCAACTACATATTATTTTAATGCTTACGAGTTTACAGAACTTTTGGTATCACAGCCAATAAGTAGGCTGCATATTCTGATGGGGAAATATATAGGTATCAGTACATCTATTCTTCTTGCTTTTGTATTGGGTGTTTGTGTGCCCATAGCGGTATTTGCTTTTTCTACCACAGGTTTAACCATGATGGCTACCGGCGCTTTACTTACACTAAGTTTTATTTCTCTTGCTTTTTGGGCATCAACCATTACCAGAGATAAAGCTAAAGGGATAGGTCTGGCTTTAATGATTTGGTTTTATTTCGCTATTATTTTTGATGGCTTGGTACTGCTTTTTCTTTTCCTTTTTGGCGATTATCCTTTAGAAAAAGCCATGATAGCTATTATCTCTCTTAATCCTATTGATTTAGCTAGGATATTGATTCTCTTGCAATTAGATATTTCTGCCCTTATGGGTTATACCGGGGCCTTATATCAGCAGTTTTTTGGTAGCGGTTTAGGCATAGCTTTTTCTTTAATACTCCAACTTTTGTGGATTGTAATTCCTATGATATTGGCACTTAAAATCTTCAAAAAGAAAGACCTCTAA
- a CDS encoding ABC transporter ATP-binding protein — MEELIKISNLKKSFGKLNVLKGLNCSFNGGRVVSILGPNASGKTTLIKSILGMVIPDSGEIFFKGSPVVNTYQYKENIGYMPQIGRYPDHMRIGQLLKMMQDIRKKHSGLDESLIAAFQLQSMFNKAMHTLSGGTRQKVSAALACLFNPDVLILDEPTAGLDPLAAEILKEKIQEQKAKGKLILITSHIMSEVDEIADEVMYLFEGQVKFFMPLSQIKSSTGEEKLGKALTKILAS; from the coding sequence ATGGAAGAACTTATAAAAATTTCCAATCTTAAAAAGTCTTTTGGCAAACTCAATGTCTTAAAAGGCTTAAACTGTAGTTTTAATGGCGGTAGGGTAGTATCTATTTTAGGTCCAAATGCTTCAGGTAAAACCACTTTAATCAAATCTATTTTAGGTATGGTTATACCAGATAGTGGCGAGATATTTTTTAAAGGTTCTCCTGTTGTGAACACCTATCAATACAAAGAAAATATTGGGTATATGCCTCAAATTGGGCGTTATCCAGATCATATGCGAATAGGCCAGCTTTTGAAAATGATGCAGGATATCAGGAAAAAGCATAGCGGTTTAGATGAAAGTTTGATAGCAGCTTTTCAGCTTCAAAGCATGTTTAACAAAGCCATGCATACCTTATCTGGCGGAACGCGACAAAAAGTAAGCGCTGCCCTAGCTTGTTTATTTAATCCGGATGTTTTAATACTTGACGAACCAACAGCAGGTTTAGATCCTTTAGCAGCAGAAATCCTGAAAGAAAAAATACAGGAGCAAAAGGCGAAAGGGAAATTAATTCTTATTACTTCACATATCATGAGCGAGGTTGATGAAATTGCAGATGAAGTGATGTATTTATTTGAAGGACAAGTAAAATTCTTTATGCCACTTAGCCAAATTAAATCTAGCACAGGCGAAGAAAAATTAGGCAAAGCCTTAACTAAAATTTTAGCATCATGA
- the nosD gene encoding nitrous oxide reductase family maturation protein NosD has product MLISRTIVVAPAGKITSLKNAVALAKDGDTIIVKAGKYNSFNTLINKQLTILGQGYPVLDAGFKEECLTITAHHVKVDGFIVKNSKTGAMRDYAGIRLHHTAYVTISNNKLLHNFFGIYVSDSRNIEILNNECKGSAIQMESGNGIHLWKSNHITIKNNYVTGHRDGIYFEFVKASLIHHNLSEENFRYGLHFMFSDDDVYQYNTFKNNGSGVAVMYSKRIKMTNNVFKENWGSSIYGLLLKDISYSQISNNNFIRNTTGVYMEACEEISISKNNFNNNGWAIRVLANCINSKFIANNFIANSFDVSTNGTLNLNHFEYNYWDKYEGYDLNKNGIGDIPYRPISLYAQIMEQIPQSVMLMRSFIINLMDKVERSIPSVTPESVKDVQPKMKPWKNL; this is encoded by the coding sequence ATGCTTATTTCTAGGACTATTGTTGTTGCTCCAGCAGGTAAGATAACGTCGTTAAAAAATGCGGTTGCCTTAGCAAAAGACGGAGATACAATTATAGTTAAAGCGGGTAAATACAATTCTTTCAATACCCTCATTAATAAACAGCTTACTATTTTAGGGCAAGGTTATCCGGTTTTAGATGCTGGTTTTAAAGAAGAGTGCTTAACCATTACCGCACACCACGTTAAAGTGGATGGTTTTATTGTTAAAAACTCTAAAACCGGAGCCATGAGAGATTATGCAGGTATACGTTTGCATCATACGGCTTATGTAACCATCAGTAACAATAAATTACTCCATAATTTTTTTGGGATATATGTTTCAGATTCTAGAAATATCGAAATCTTAAATAACGAGTGTAAAGGTAGTGCCATACAAATGGAATCTGGCAATGGCATTCACCTTTGGAAATCTAACCACATCACCATCAAAAATAATTATGTAACCGGCCACCGGGATGGGATTTATTTCGAGTTTGTGAAAGCCAGTTTAATACACCACAATTTAAGCGAGGAAAATTTTAGATACGGCTTACATTTTATGTTTTCTGATGATGATGTTTATCAATACAATACCTTTAAAAACAATGGTTCTGGTGTTGCGGTGATGTATTCTAAACGCATAAAAATGACAAACAATGTCTTTAAAGAAAACTGGGGGAGTTCTATTTACGGTTTGTTGCTAAAAGATATTTCTTACAGTCAAATAAGTAATAACAATTTCATAAGAAATACCACGGGTGTTTATATGGAAGCTTGCGAGGAAATAAGCATCAGTAAAAACAATTTCAATAATAACGGATGGGCCATAAGAGTATTAGCCAATTGCATAAATAGCAAGTTTATAGCTAATAATTTCATTGCCAATTCTTTTGATGTAAGTACCAACGGAACCCTTAACCTCAACCATTTTGAATATAATTATTGGGATAAATACGAAGGTTATGATTTAAATAAAAACGGCATTGGCGATATTCCATACCGCCCCATCAGTTTATATGCACAAATTATGGAGCAAATACCACAAAGTGTTATGCTGATGAGGAGTTTTATCATTAATCTGATGGATAAAGTAGAGCGCTCTATACCATCGGTAACGCCAGAATCTGTTAAAGATGTACAACCAAAAATGAAACCATGGAAGAACTTATAA
- a CDS encoding nitrous oxide reductase accessory protein NosL: protein MKILICFLWICLSLSACNQGPEPISYGKDACAHCKMSIMDDKFAAEIITAKGKIYKFDAIECMTDFIQENQEINVPEASFLAMNVAQPGNFIDAKKAYFLKDKAFKSPMGGNLAAFELKQLAENNRQNPDWEIFSWDELLENQQISTVLK from the coding sequence ATGAAAATACTAATTTGTTTTTTATGGATATGCTTAAGCTTAAGTGCTTGCAACCAAGGGCCAGAACCTATAAGCTACGGTAAAGATGCTTGCGCTCATTGTAAAATGAGTATTATGGATGATAAGTTTGCAGCAGAAATTATAACCGCTAAAGGCAAAATTTACAAGTTTGATGCTATAGAATGCATGACAGATTTTATCCAAGAGAACCAGGAAATTAATGTTCCTGAAGCTTCTTTCTTAGCAATGAATGTGGCACAACCAGGAAATTTTATTGATGCTAAAAAAGCCTATTTCTTAAAAGACAAAGCTTTTAAATCTCCCATGGGTGGTAATTTAGCGGCTTTTGAATTAAAACAATTGGCAGAAAACAATAGGCAAAATCCAGATTGGGAAATTTTCTCATGGGATGAACTTTTAGAAAATCAGCAAATTTCAACTGTTTTAAAATGA
- the nosZ gene encoding Sec-dependent nitrous-oxide reductase, with the protein MKMKFNCLWVAAGITVVTAMGFSGCKPGKVSQEADGDAAEKVYVAPGKYDELYMFASGGFSGQIAAYGLPSGRLLKVIPVFSQNPENGYGYSEETKPMLNTSHGFVPWDDTHHPQLSKTNGQDDGRWLFINGNNTPRIARINLATFKTEEIIELPNVGGNHASPFCTENTEYIVGNTRFSVPLDANSDVSIDSYKQNFKGAASFIKVDKDKGTMNLAFQLVIPGFNYDLARAGKGVSKDWIFFSTYNTEQANTMLEVNASQRDKDFVMAVNWRKAEQLIAQGKGKKVPARYAHNVWNEETHSATSTIKKDVLMLDVKDYPGIVYYIPCPKSPHGADVDPSGEYIVASGKLAAVIPVFSFKKMLKAIESKQFEDQGLETGIPVLKYAAVLEGEVEKPGLGPLHTEFDSEGYAYTSMFVSSEIVKWKLSTREIIDRIPTYYSIGHLSVPGGDNKKPYGKYVVALNKITKDRYLSTGPELTQSAQLIDITGNKMKLLLDFPTIGEPHYAQSIPAALVTKNQVKFFKLEDNHHPYVAKSEKDARVVRKGNRVDVYMTAIRSHLAPDNIEGIKLGDEVYFHLTNLEQDWDVPHGFAVKGANTAELLVMPGETATLKWVPDRVAMFPFYCTDFCSALHQEMSGYIRVSPKSSTLPISYKIGENPIAKK; encoded by the coding sequence ATGAAAATGAAATTTAATTGTTTATGGGTTGCAGCAGGTATTACTGTTGTAACAGCTATGGGTTTTTCTGGTTGTAAACCAGGGAAAGTAAGCCAAGAGGCAGATGGAGATGCCGCCGAAAAGGTTTATGTAGCGCCAGGGAAGTATGATGAACTTTATATGTTTGCTTCCGGAGGTTTTAGCGGGCAAATTGCTGCTTACGGTTTACCTTCTGGCCGATTGTTAAAAGTGATTCCGGTATTTTCTCAAAATCCAGAAAATGGTTATGGCTATTCAGAAGAAACCAAACCCATGCTCAATACATCGCATGGTTTTGTCCCTTGGGATGATACCCACCATCCACAATTATCAAAAACTAATGGACAGGATGATGGTCGCTGGTTATTCATTAATGGTAATAATACACCAAGAATTGCCAGAATTAACCTTGCTACTTTTAAAACAGAAGAGATTATTGAACTTCCTAATGTTGGCGGAAATCACGCATCGCCGTTTTGCACAGAAAATACCGAGTATATTGTAGGTAACACCCGTTTTAGTGTTCCTTTAGATGCCAATAGTGATGTATCTATAGATTCTTACAAACAAAACTTTAAAGGTGCTGCATCTTTTATAAAAGTAGATAAAGATAAAGGTACCATGAATTTAGCTTTTCAATTGGTAATTCCTGGTTTCAATTATGATTTAGCCAGAGCCGGAAAAGGCGTTTCTAAAGATTGGATTTTCTTTTCTACTTACAATACAGAGCAAGCCAATACCATGTTAGAAGTAAATGCCAGTCAGCGTGATAAAGATTTTGTGATGGCTGTAAATTGGAGAAAAGCAGAGCAGCTTATAGCACAAGGGAAAGGTAAAAAAGTACCTGCCAGATACGCACATAACGTATGGAATGAAGAAACACACTCTGCAACATCAACCATCAAAAAAGATGTATTAATGTTAGATGTTAAAGATTATCCGGGTATTGTTTACTATATCCCTTGTCCAAAATCTCCGCATGGTGCAGATGTAGACCCAAGTGGTGAATATATTGTGGCCAGTGGTAAACTAGCAGCTGTTATTCCGGTATTTTCTTTCAAAAAAATGTTAAAAGCTATAGAAAGCAAACAGTTTGAAGACCAAGGTTTAGAAACAGGCATACCAGTTCTTAAATATGCCGCCGTTTTAGAAGGCGAAGTAGAAAAACCAGGTTTAGGCCCATTACATACCGAGTTTGATAGCGAAGGTTATGCTTATACTTCTATGTTTGTTTCTTCAGAAATTGTGAAATGGAAATTATCTACCAGAGAGATTATAGACAGAATTCCTACTTATTATTCTATTGGTCACTTATCTGTTCCGGGTGGTGATAATAAAAAACCTTACGGAAAATATGTAGTAGCGCTTAACAAAATTACCAAAGACAGGTATTTATCAACCGGGCCAGAGCTTACACAATCAGCTCAATTGATAGATATTACTGGTAATAAAATGAAGCTATTGTTAGATTTTCCTACCATTGGCGAGCCGCATTATGCTCAATCTATCCCTGCAGCGCTTGTAACCAAAAATCAAGTTAAGTTTTTCAAATTAGAAGATAACCACCATCCTTACGTTGCTAAATCAGAAAAAGACGCAAGAGTGGTAAGAAAAGGAAACCGTGTTGATGTTTACATGACAGCCATTCGCTCTCACTTAGCGCCAGACAATATTGAAGGCATTAAACTAGGCGATGAAGTTTATTTCCATTTAACAAATTTAGAGCAAGATTGGGATGTGCCGCATGGTTTTGCCGTAAAAGGTGCCAATACAGCCGAGCTTTTAGTGATGCCAGGTGAAACAGCAACATTAAAATGGGTGCCAGACCGCGTAGCGATGTTCCCTTTCTATTGTACAGATTTTTGCTCTGCCTTACACCAAGAAATGTCTGGCTATATCAGGGTATCTCCAAAAAGCTCTACACTTCCTATTTCCTATAAAATAGGGGAGAATCCAATAGCCAAAAAATAA
- a CDS encoding c-type cytochrome, giving the protein MSLIIMVIEFASIKNSGADLTRILLTHKTGKMKNLTKVSIALWMVIVTFIYACGGSDKPTSTQEQTEAPAEQATVTDTKAKSNSKGVGRFTSVEIGPIDHDLAAKGEAVFTSKCAACHKTTADKVVGPGLKNITNIREPEWIMNMITNPEEMTKKDPVAKALFEEHLVQMTFQNVSDDEARQILEFLRKNDSQ; this is encoded by the coding sequence TTGTCTTTAATTATAATGGTAATAGAATTTGCATCAATTAAAAACAGCGGAGCAGATTTAACAAGAATATTATTAACTCATAAAACAGGTAAAATGAAAAATTTAACAAAAGTATCAATTGCATTATGGATGGTAATAGTAACCTTCATTTACGCATGTGGTGGTAGCGATAAGCCTACATCAACACAAGAGCAAACAGAAGCGCCAGCAGAGCAAGCAACCGTTACAGATACCAAAGCCAAAAGTAACAGCAAGGGAGTAGGGCGTTTTACATCAGTAGAGATTGGGCCTATAGATCATGATTTGGCAGCCAAAGGAGAAGCTGTTTTTACTTCTAAATGTGCTGCTTGCCACAAAACCACAGCAGATAAGGTAGTTGGGCCAGGTCTTAAAAATATCACCAATATCAGAGAACCAGAATGGATCATGAATATGATTACCAATCCAGAAGAAATGACCAAAAAGGACCCTGTTGCTAAAGCCTTATTTGAAGAACATTTAGTTCAAATGACTTTTCAGAATGTATCTGATGATGAAGCCAGACAGATTCTGGAATTTCTTCGCAAAAACGACTCACAATAA